Proteins encoded by one window of Labrus bergylta chromosome 2, fLabBer1.1, whole genome shotgun sequence:
- the htr7c gene encoding 5-hydroxytryptamine receptor 7, whose translation MFNTSGIELTFNKKEDISEVINGTLQLLYNVFVTTSPPTMWNKSCGEQLQDFGRPEKILIGVMLAIITAVTVMGNTLVVIAVCVVKKLRQPSNYLLVSLAVADLSVAIVVMPFVIVTDLTGGKWLFGEVFCNIFIGMDVMCCTASIMTLCVISVDRYLGITRPLTYPARQNGQLMAKMILGVWLVSASITLPPFCGWAKNVHTAGVCLISQDFGYTIYSTAVAFYIPMLVMLVMYYKIFRAARKSGAKHRFTDLLRRERLETVANEALRMQGLKPPGVAEECVALSRLLNRERRNISIFKREQKAATTLGVIVGVFAVCWLPFFILSTARPFICGTECSCVPIWLERTLLWLGYANSLMNPFIYAFFNRDLRSTYRDLLRCRYRNINRRLSAVGVHEALKV comes from the exons ATGTTCAATACTTCGGGAATTGAGCTCACTTTTAACAAGAAAGAGGATATTTCCGAAGTTATCAATGGCACTTTGCAGCTGCTGTACAACGTTTTCGTCACCACCAGTCCCCCCACCATGTGGAACAAGTCGTGCGGGGAGCAGCTGCAGGATTTCGGGCGCCCGGAAAAGATCCTCATCGGGGTGATGTTGGCGATCATCACGGCGGTCACGGTGATGGGAAACACGCTGGTGGTGATCGCGGTGTGCGTGGTGAAGAAGCTGAGGCAGCCTTCAAACTATCTGCTGGTCTCCCTCGCGGTGGCGGACCTGTCAGTGGCCATAGTTGTGATGCCGTTTGTGATAGTGACGGACCTAACCGGGGGAAAGTGGCTTTTTGGAGAGGTCTTCTGCAACATTTTCATTGGCATGGATGTAATGTGCTGCACCGCCTCCATCATGACCCTGTGTGTTATCAGCGTAGACAG ATATCTGGGGATCACACGGCCCCTCACCTACCCCGCACGGCAGAATGGTCAGCTGATGGCAAAGATGATCCTGGGAGTGTGGTTGGTATCAGCATCCATCACCCTGCCACCTTTCTGCGGCTGGGCTAAAAACGTCCACACAGCGGGTGTGTGCCTAATTAGCCAAGACTTTGGCTACACCATCTATTCCACAGCTGTAGCCTTCTACATCCCAATGCTGGTCATGCTCGTCATGTACTACAAGATCTTCAGGGCAGCTCGAAAGAGTGGCGCCAAGCACCGCTTCACTGACCTCTTGCGGCGTGAGCGCCTCGAAACAGTGGCTAATGAGGCGCTGCGTATGCAGGGCCTGAAGCCGCCCGGCGTGGCAGAGGAGTGCGTTGCCCTGTCGCGCCTGTTGAATCGTGAACGCAGAAACATCTCCATTTTTAAGCGGGAGCAGAAAGCAGCGACAACACTGGGGGTGATCGTTGGGGTCTTTGCTGTGTGCTGGCTGCCATTCTTCATCCTGTCCACTGCCAGACCCTTTATCTGTGGGACGGAGTGTAGCTGTGTGCCAATCTGGCTGGAGCGCACGCTGCTCTGGTTAGGCTACGCTAACTCTCTAATGAACCCCTTCATCTACGCCTTCTTCAATCGAGACCTGCGATCCACTTATCGTGACCTTCTGCGATGTCGTTATCGCAACATCAACCGCCGACTGTCTGCTGTGGGCGTGCACGAGGCTCTCAAGGTTTAA